From the genome of Novipirellula aureliae, one region includes:
- a CDS encoding polysaccharide deacetylase family protein: MNTIQAAALRARVVVTSPVRKVRNRRLILRGTAPMFVPFYHRVADTHPNDWTISRDDFLSHVDYCQARFDLVGLNEIQRRVGRNHSPRPSVTFTFDDGYAENLDFALPLLADRQIPCVYFVTVDAIENQTPFPHDIEAGVRLAVNTAAQLREISAMGIEIGLHTRSHIDFSNVTDPAVLHDEIVHAKERLEDIIGDQVRYFAFPYGLPPQLTPQAIEMVHESGMHGFCSAFGAYNLVGRDAFHIRRFHGDPNFSRFQNWLSFDPAKVSNEPKIEYK, translated from the coding sequence ATGAACACGATCCAGGCCGCCGCTCTTCGTGCTCGCGTCGTCGTCACGTCGCCCGTTCGCAAGGTTCGAAACCGACGATTGATTCTTCGTGGCACCGCGCCGATGTTTGTCCCGTTCTATCACCGAGTGGCCGACACGCACCCAAACGATTGGACGATTTCGCGAGACGATTTTTTGTCTCACGTTGATTATTGCCAAGCCCGTTTCGACTTGGTCGGATTGAATGAGATCCAACGGCGAGTTGGGCGAAATCATTCGCCTCGACCAAGTGTGACGTTTACGTTTGATGACGGTTATGCTGAGAATCTCGATTTTGCCCTGCCTCTACTCGCCGACCGCCAGATTCCGTGTGTCTATTTTGTTACCGTCGATGCGATTGAAAACCAGACACCGTTTCCACATGATATCGAAGCAGGCGTTCGCTTGGCGGTGAATACAGCCGCGCAATTGCGTGAGATATCCGCGATGGGGATTGAGATTGGGCTGCATACGCGAAGTCATATCGACTTTTCAAATGTTACCGATCCCGCCGTCCTTCACGATGAAATCGTTCATGCGAAAGAGCGACTAGAAGATATCATCGGGGACCAAGTCCGCTACTTTGCCTTCCCCTATGGACTACCACCGCAATTGACACCGCAAGCGATCGAGATGGTTCATGAATCAGGGATGCACGGTTTTTGCAGTGCGTTTGGCGCGTACAACTTGGTCGGACGTGACGCATTTCACATTCGCCGTTTTCATGGCGACCCGAACTTTTCAAGGTTTCAAAATTGGCTGAGCTTTGATCCAGCAAAAGTTTCCAACGAACCAAAGATTGAATACAAGTAG
- a CDS encoding vWA domain-containing protein, with protein MSWISTLTPLQWGLFSLIPIGIILLYFLKLRREPVEVPSTYLWIRTIEDLHVNSLLQRLRRSLLLFLQLLIVALAALALLRPGLRGEVASQGRLIFLVDISASMQAADVEGYANRFEQAKALIAERIEAMNDDETAMLISFSDRTEVLQSFTSDRRRLREALSRVAVTNRPTDVLGALKAADGLANPRRTSEAGDVNDVQVADAKPADLLLYSDGGFQTVTEFDLGNLNPQYIALGSTTPKNLAVLAFSAERNVEKPSEIQAFATVVNLGSVAASAPATLTLDGELLDASNVDLPPGEQVGLSFAFESDEAVSLEFALDIDDDLEIDNVAYAGLTPLRTVSVLVVTPGNTPLKLALETPKSSKICESQFVLPSYLATEAYTQRASAGTDDLIVYDRCSPPSMPTTNTFFIGSIPPKNEMARDADWSWKTEPSGVVLVDLDRTHPLMRYLELFSLLIFQGRALEGPPGAIELLGADIGPVMMLAPRDGYQDLVLGFELVSEDADGATQTNTNWYAERSWPVFVLNVLRYLAGAAEASGAPSFKPGDTVRLRLESALPEVDVERVGDQAIRTPVGPSGTVEIVATDKPGNYRVTSGERVVDLFSVNLFDSRESEIAVAPTVELGYESVEADSAALEKRIEYWRWLLLGVLVLLVIEWWVFSKRIG; from the coding sequence ATGAGTTGGATATCGACTTTGACGCCGCTGCAGTGGGGACTGTTTTCATTGATCCCGATTGGCATCATCCTACTGTACTTTCTGAAACTGCGCCGTGAACCGGTTGAAGTACCGAGTACCTATTTGTGGATACGAACGATCGAGGACTTGCATGTCAACAGCTTGCTGCAGCGACTCCGGCGCAGCTTGTTGTTGTTTTTGCAGTTGTTGATCGTCGCCTTGGCTGCATTGGCTCTCCTTCGTCCCGGACTGCGGGGGGAAGTCGCCAGCCAGGGGCGTTTGATTTTCTTGGTCGACATATCGGCCAGCATGCAGGCGGCGGATGTTGAGGGGTATGCGAATCGATTCGAGCAGGCCAAAGCGTTGATCGCTGAGCGGATCGAGGCGATGAACGATGACGAGACAGCGATGCTAATCTCATTCAGTGATCGTACGGAGGTGTTGCAGTCGTTTACGTCCGATCGGCGTCGTCTACGCGAGGCTTTGTCGCGAGTGGCGGTGACGAACCGCCCGACCGATGTTTTAGGGGCATTGAAAGCGGCCGATGGATTGGCAAACCCGCGTCGGACGAGCGAAGCGGGCGACGTCAACGATGTCCAGGTCGCCGATGCGAAGCCTGCCGATCTGTTGCTTTACAGCGATGGTGGTTTCCAAACGGTTACCGAATTTGATCTTGGCAATTTGAATCCACAGTACATTGCACTGGGAAGTACCACTCCGAAAAACCTCGCGGTATTGGCATTCTCGGCAGAGCGGAATGTGGAAAAACCGTCCGAGATTCAAGCGTTCGCAACGGTCGTGAACTTGGGTAGTGTCGCTGCATCGGCGCCGGCCACGCTCACGCTTGATGGCGAACTGCTCGATGCGTCAAATGTCGATTTGCCGCCTGGTGAACAGGTTGGATTGTCGTTTGCATTCGAAAGTGATGAGGCGGTCTCTTTGGAATTCGCTTTGGACATTGACGACGATCTGGAAATCGATAACGTCGCCTACGCTGGATTGACACCGCTGCGAACAGTCTCGGTTCTGGTCGTGACGCCAGGCAACACGCCTCTCAAGTTAGCTCTCGAAACGCCTAAGTCGAGCAAGATATGTGAGTCGCAGTTTGTCCTGCCTTCTTATCTGGCGACGGAAGCGTACACGCAGCGTGCGTCGGCGGGGACCGATGATTTGATTGTCTACGACCGCTGTTCGCCGCCTTCGATGCCAACGACCAATACCTTCTTCATCGGATCGATTCCGCCTAAGAACGAAATGGCTCGCGATGCCGACTGGAGCTGGAAAACAGAGCCGTCGGGTGTCGTGCTTGTCGATTTGGACCGAACCCATCCGCTCATGCGATACCTTGAACTGTTTTCACTCTTGATCTTTCAAGGCCGTGCGTTGGAAGGGCCGCCGGGTGCAATTGAGTTGCTGGGGGCCGACATTGGACCGGTCATGATGTTGGCACCTCGCGATGGCTATCAAGATTTAGTCTTAGGGTTTGAACTGGTTAGCGAGGATGCGGATGGCGCGACTCAAACGAATACGAATTGGTACGCCGAAAGGTCATGGCCCGTATTTGTATTGAATGTGCTGCGTTATTTGGCAGGTGCGGCAGAGGCGAGTGGGGCACCATCGTTTAAGCCTGGCGATACGGTGCGACTGCGGCTCGAAAGTGCGCTGCCCGAGGTGGATGTGGAGCGGGTTGGCGATCAGGCGATTCGAACGCCGGTCGGCCCGTCGGGGACCGTTGAGATTGTTGCTACCGATAAACCCGGAAATTATCGGGTCACATCGGGTGAGCGAGTGGTGGACCTGTTTTCGGTCAACCTGTTCGATTCTCGGGAAAGCGAGATCGCTGTGGCGCCGACAGTCGAATTGGGCTATGAATCGGTTGAAGCCGATTCCGCTGCACTGGAAAAACGAATCGAGTACTGGCGATGGCTACTGCTTGGCGTCTTGGTTTTGCTGGTGATCGAATGGTGGGTGTTCAGTAAACGGATTGGATAA
- a CDS encoding DUF58 domain-containing protein yields the protein MPTTNTQPLLSSELLGRLERLELVSRKVFRGRMKGERRSRRKGQSVEFADFRNYVAGDDLRQIDWNLYARLDQLFLKLFLEEEDLHFFALVDASESMNFGDPTKLRVAKQLAAALGYVGLCRADRVSVSVLGKEGRRAPILRGRASLWKMLAYLDSVESGHNVSLHDGVRDFAIRTTGTGVAVLLTDLMDKQGYESALRMLIGRRMDVFVMHILSPEEIDPPLRGDRKLIDVEDRDESEITINAYVLRKYKETVQSFIGNVKQFCSQRSIVYVPVRTDTPVETIVTQYLRQRGVVR from the coding sequence ATGCCGACAACGAATACGCAGCCACTGCTTAGCAGCGAATTACTGGGGCGACTCGAACGTTTGGAATTGGTGTCGCGTAAAGTGTTTCGCGGACGGATGAAGGGCGAACGGCGCAGTCGGCGCAAAGGGCAAAGCGTCGAGTTTGCCGATTTTCGAAACTATGTCGCTGGTGATGATCTAAGGCAAATCGATTGGAATCTCTACGCTCGTTTGGACCAATTGTTTCTTAAACTATTTCTCGAAGAAGAGGATTTGCACTTTTTTGCCTTGGTTGACGCCAGCGAATCGATGAACTTTGGCGATCCGACGAAACTTCGCGTTGCCAAACAACTCGCGGCTGCCTTGGGCTATGTCGGGCTTTGCCGAGCGGACCGGGTCAGTGTTTCGGTGCTCGGTAAAGAAGGTCGCCGTGCTCCGATTCTTCGCGGCCGAGCGAGTTTGTGGAAAATGCTGGCCTATTTGGATAGTGTCGAAAGCGGGCATAACGTTTCACTTCACGACGGCGTTCGCGACTTTGCCATCCGCACAACAGGTACCGGTGTAGCTGTCTTGCTGACCGACTTGATGGATAAACAGGGCTACGAGTCGGCTCTTCGAATGTTGATCGGGCGGCGGATGGATGTCTTTGTGATGCACATCTTATCGCCCGAAGAGATCGATCCGCCACTCCGAGGCGACCGGAAATTGATCGATGTCGAAGATCGTGACGAATCGGAGATCACCATCAACGCGTACGTGCTGCGGAAATACAAAGAAACGGTCCAATCGTTTATCGGTAACGTCAAACAATTCTGCTCGCAACGTTCGATCGTCTACGTTCCAGTCCGAACCGACACTCCCGTGGAAACGATCGTTACTCAATATCTGCGTCAGCGAGGAGTGGTTCGATGA
- the mtnA gene encoding S-methyl-5-thioribose-1-phosphate isomerase gives MRLAIDCLMPETLSFADNVLTLIDQTKLPSDLVMLECRTVETTFAAIQRLSVRGAPAIGIAAAYGVCLARDTDGARDTDGARDTDGNRDTDGNRDVRARSAYGAAIDRLAESRPTAVNLFWALDRMRTVLESTSDDNLLHDRLVSEAKAIHEEDRQMCQAIGRHGAKQLHSCKNVLTHCNAGGLATSMWGTALAPIYELHQSGHAIHVFADETRPLLQGARLTAWELSQAGVPVTVLTDSMSGSLLRSGRVDAVIVGTDRIAANGDIANKIGTYPLAVLARYHNVPFYVAGPSSTFDTKLKSGDLIPIEQRHRDEVARPYGIQLVPDAADVMNPAFDVTPAELVTAIITERGIVEKPNAEKLAEHFGVLER, from the coding sequence ATGCGTTTAGCTATTGATTGCCTTATGCCTGAAACACTCTCCTTTGCCGACAACGTCTTAACACTGATCGACCAGACGAAATTACCGTCGGACCTTGTCATGCTCGAATGCCGGACGGTCGAAACAACGTTTGCTGCTATTCAAAGGCTATCGGTGCGTGGTGCTCCGGCGATTGGGATCGCTGCAGCATACGGTGTTTGTCTCGCCCGTGACACCGACGGCGCCCGTGACACCGACGGCGCCCGTGACACCGACGGTAACCGTGACACCGACGGTAACCGTGACGTTCGGGCTCGTTCCGCCTACGGCGCCGCAATCGATCGATTGGCCGAAAGCCGTCCGACGGCGGTGAACTTGTTTTGGGCACTCGACCGAATGCGAACGGTCCTCGAGTCAACTTCCGACGACAACCTCTTGCACGATCGCTTGGTGAGCGAAGCAAAAGCGATTCACGAAGAAGATCGTCAAATGTGTCAAGCAATCGGTCGGCATGGAGCCAAACAACTTCACTCGTGCAAAAATGTATTGACGCATTGCAATGCAGGTGGATTGGCGACTTCAATGTGGGGCACGGCGCTGGCACCGATCTATGAGTTGCATCAATCAGGACATGCAATTCATGTCTTTGCCGACGAGACGAGACCACTGCTTCAAGGCGCTCGCTTGACAGCTTGGGAGTTGTCGCAGGCTGGCGTTCCAGTCACGGTCTTAACCGATTCAATGTCGGGGAGCTTGCTGAGATCAGGTCGTGTGGATGCCGTCATTGTTGGCACCGATCGCATTGCAGCAAATGGTGACATTGCCAACAAGATTGGAACGTATCCATTAGCGGTTTTGGCAAGGTATCACAACGTGCCTTTCTATGTGGCTGGCCCCTCGAGTACGTTTGATACAAAGCTTAAAAGCGGAGACCTCATTCCGATCGAACAGCGGCATCGAGACGAGGTCGCACGGCCTTACGGGATTCAGCTCGTGCCGGACGCTGCCGATGTTATGAACCCAGCCTTCGACGTTACCCCTGCCGAACTCGTCACAGCCATCATCACCGAACGAGGCATTGTCGAAAAGCCGAACGCGGAAAAGCTGGCTGAACATTTCGGCGTTTTGGAGCGATAG
- the fusA gene encoding elongation factor G: MAIEISKLRNIGIIAHIDAGKTTVTERMLYLSGAKHRVGRVDHGTTDTDDDPEEQERGITIFSACVKYNWQQYSINLLDTPGHVDFTAEVERCLRVLDGAVTVFSAREGVEAQSETVWRQADRYGVPRIVFINKMDREGASFDSVFNDIAPRLGGRPVAVEVPVGQGPPHVNNPFRGVIDLVDMKLLEFDPETEGKQVKEIDIPEELLDDAMLWREQMLEVVYELSDEAMQLAMEEKPVPKEMVIAALRQGCIDMTIQPVLCGSALHGIGIQPLMTAVGNYLPSPLDRPPVEGVDPKKPDKKRIRKPDLKEPFCGLVFKILPAKTGDNYWVRVYSGELKQNSRVQCPNRDKKENVAQLWQIHATKKDRDGQIDSVGAGDICCLIGPRFAITGDTLCDTKETIELPSIKFADTVLSMAIEPESTTDRKKLEETLEMLKRQDPTFQAVENTEVGQTLISGMGELHLEVIQHRLTRDFGLNVKFYKPRVNYRETIAGNATITGQCNRQIGATNMFARLKVRVTKLEDTSSPVLVFDRLPPEGPLQGNVRAAAIDELRQRAEGGGLIAGFPLSGVKIEVFEAETHEEGSDEVAFRIAAGDAFDKGLEAAGPVLLEPVMKVEVTTPEDYMGEIVGDLQQRRAIIAATETRGAMTVITAHAPLKEMFGYSSAVRSLSQGRAGSSMEPHSYQPAPQEDADAFSY, encoded by the coding sequence ATGGCTATCGAAATATCCAAACTGCGTAACATCGGCATCATTGCCCACATCGACGCTGGCAAGACAACGGTTACCGAACGGATGCTCTACCTCAGCGGTGCGAAGCACCGTGTGGGCCGCGTCGACCATGGCACGACCGACACGGACGACGATCCTGAAGAGCAGGAGCGTGGGATCACCATTTTCAGCGCTTGTGTCAAATACAATTGGCAACAGTATTCGATCAACTTGCTTGACACGCCCGGGCACGTTGACTTTACGGCCGAAGTTGAGCGATGCTTGCGAGTTCTCGATGGTGCAGTGACGGTTTTTTCGGCGCGAGAAGGGGTTGAGGCGCAAAGTGAAACGGTTTGGCGTCAAGCGGATCGTTACGGTGTTCCGCGAATTGTCTTTATCAACAAAATGGACCGCGAAGGAGCGAGCTTCGACTCGGTCTTCAACGACATTGCTCCTCGGCTAGGCGGTCGCCCGGTCGCCGTCGAGGTGCCGGTCGGGCAAGGCCCCCCCCACGTGAACAATCCGTTTCGAGGTGTGATCGATTTGGTCGACATGAAACTGCTTGAGTTCGATCCAGAAACGGAGGGCAAGCAGGTCAAGGAAATCGATATCCCCGAAGAACTGCTCGACGATGCCATGCTTTGGCGTGAGCAGATGCTGGAAGTCGTTTACGAGCTGAGTGATGAAGCGATGCAGTTGGCGATGGAGGAAAAGCCCGTCCCCAAAGAGATGGTGATTGCGGCGCTTCGCCAAGGCTGTATCGACATGACGATTCAACCCGTCCTTTGCGGGTCGGCGTTGCATGGAATCGGGATCCAGCCATTGATGACAGCGGTTGGCAACTATTTGCCAAGCCCCCTCGATCGGCCACCCGTCGAAGGGGTGGATCCGAAGAAGCCGGATAAGAAGCGGATACGCAAGCCTGATTTGAAGGAGCCGTTTTGTGGTTTGGTCTTCAAAATTCTACCTGCGAAAACCGGTGACAATTATTGGGTCCGCGTCTACAGCGGAGAGTTAAAACAAAATTCGCGTGTTCAATGTCCGAACCGTGACAAAAAAGAGAACGTGGCTCAACTTTGGCAAATCCATGCCACCAAGAAGGATCGAGATGGACAGATTGACTCGGTCGGCGCCGGAGATATTTGCTGTTTGATCGGACCGCGGTTCGCGATAACCGGTGACACGCTTTGCGATACGAAGGAAACGATTGAACTGCCAAGTATCAAGTTCGCGGATACGGTGTTGTCGATGGCGATTGAGCCTGAGAGCACGACCGATCGCAAAAAGCTAGAAGAAACGCTGGAGATGCTCAAGCGACAAGACCCGACGTTCCAAGCGGTTGAAAATACGGAAGTCGGACAAACGCTGATTAGCGGCATGGGCGAATTGCATCTCGAAGTGATTCAGCATCGGCTGACTCGTGACTTTGGCTTGAACGTCAAATTCTACAAACCAAGAGTGAACTACCGAGAAACGATTGCTGGCAATGCGACGATAACAGGCCAATGCAATCGCCAAATCGGGGCGACCAACATGTTCGCTCGATTGAAGGTGCGGGTCACGAAACTGGAGGACACTTCATCGCCGGTGCTCGTTTTTGATCGCTTGCCGCCCGAAGGACCGTTGCAGGGCAACGTTCGAGCTGCGGCAATCGATGAGCTCAGGCAGCGTGCCGAAGGGGGAGGCTTGATCGCAGGATTCCCGTTGTCAGGTGTGAAAATCGAAGTCTTCGAGGCCGAAACTCATGAAGAGGGAAGTGACGAGGTTGCGTTCCGAATCGCAGCAGGCGACGCATTCGACAAGGGGCTCGAAGCGGCTGGACCTGTCTTGCTTGAACCGGTGATGAAGGTCGAAGTCACGACGCCCGAAGACTATATGGGTGAAATCGTCGGCGATTTGCAACAGCGTCGCGCGATCATCGCGGCGACCGAAACACGAGGAGCGATGACGGTGATTACCGCTCACGCTCCACTCAAGGAGATGTTTGGCTACAGCAGTGCGGTGCGAAGTTTGAGCCAAGGACGAGCGGGCAGCAGTATGGAGCCGCACAGTTACCAACCGGCCCCCCAAGAAGACGCGGATGCGTTTAGCTATTGA
- the rpsG gene encoding 30S ribosomal protein S7: MGRITASRTSLKPDPKHNSLLAGKFINCLMLDGKKTTAQKVFYDALAEIAKRNTDAEPIEIFEEAVENIKPYIEVRSKRVGGASYQVPMQVNRTRQQSLAIRWLLAAVRDKKGRPMHLKLADEVLAAYKKEGVAYTKRENTHRMADANKAFAHFAW; the protein is encoded by the coding sequence ATGGGACGTATTACTGCCAGCCGAACTTCTTTGAAGCCCGACCCGAAGCACAATTCGTTGTTGGCGGGCAAGTTCATCAATTGCTTGATGCTTGACGGCAAGAAGACGACCGCACAAAAGGTTTTCTATGACGCGTTGGCTGAAATCGCCAAACGCAACACCGACGCAGAGCCAATCGAGATATTCGAAGAAGCGGTAGAGAACATCAAGCCTTACATTGAAGTTCGCAGTAAACGAGTCGGTGGTGCGAGTTACCAAGTTCCGATGCAGGTCAACCGAACCCGCCAGCAGAGCTTGGCTATCCGCTGGTTGCTCGCAGCCGTTCGCGACAAGAAGGGCCGCCCAATGCACTTGAAGTTGGCCGACGAGGTCTTGGCGGCTTACAAGAAAGAGGGTGTCGCTTATACCAAACGTGAAAACACCCACCGCATGGCGGACGCGAACAAGGCGTTTGCTCACTTCGCTTGGTAG
- the rpsL gene encoding 30S ribosomal protein S12 — translation MPTINQLVRKRRKLKKSQSKSPVLEKCPQKQGVCLQVRTMTPKKPNSALRKITRVRLSNGKEVTVYIPGEGHNLQEHSIVLVRGGRVRDLPGVRYQVVRGSRDALGVDGRKQSRSRYGAKK, via the coding sequence ATGCCAACGATTAATCAGCTCGTCCGCAAGCGACGAAAGTTAAAAAAGAGTCAAAGCAAGTCGCCTGTGCTCGAAAAATGCCCTCAAAAACAGGGTGTTTGTTTGCAAGTTCGCACCATGACACCGAAGAAGCCGAACTCGGCGCTTCGAAAGATCACCCGTGTGCGGCTTAGCAATGGCAAAGAAGTCACGGTTTATATCCCTGGTGAAGGCCACAATCTGCAGGAACACTCGATCGTGCTTGTGCGTGGTGGTCGTGTTCGCGACTTGCCCGGTGTGCGTTACCAAGTGGTTCGTGGTTCGCGTGACGCACTCGGTGTCGATGGGCGTAAGCAATCGCGAAGTCGCTACGGTGCGAAGAAGTAG